A single region of the Manihot esculenta cultivar AM560-2 chromosome 12, M.esculenta_v8, whole genome shotgun sequence genome encodes:
- the LOC110628781 gene encoding TRAF-type zinc finger domain-containing protein 1, whose translation MAIPSVQSTTTCTNCDKTIPLPNINLHIAHCTRNLERCKSCGEMIPVRHAERHYSIRHVPVACKLCNKTVERANLALHKCQSCPLRIVSCEYCNFRLPAVELFEHHEICRNQRLSYHRCRPRRENRAQGAPRRWSEKSWPPKQFLVTVAITGAAIFLNSVFFQRKDDKGKSIHYI comes from the exons ATGGCGATTCCTTCTGTACAATCCACAACAACATGCACGAACTG TGATAAAACAATCCCATTACCAAATATCAATCTGCATATCGCACATTGCACCCGTAACTTAGAAAGATGCAAGTCTTGTGGAGAAATGATTCCTGTTAGGCACGCCGAGAGACATTACTCGATCAGACATGTTCCG GTGGCTTGTAAACTATGTAATAAGACAGTTGAGCGAGCAAATTTGGCTCTGCACAAATGTCAAAGCTGTCCGCTGAGAATTGTCAGCTGCGAATATTGCAACTTCCGGTTACCTGCAGTAGAGCTCTTTGAGCACCAC GAAATTTGTCGGAATCAAAGGCTGAGTTATCATCGTTGCCGCCCCCGCAG GGAAAATCGTGCACAAGGGGCTCCAAGAAGGTGGTCGGAGAAATCTTGGCCGCCAAAGCAATTTCTTGTAACAGTTGCTATAACCGGAGCTGCTATTTTTCTGAACTCGGTTTTCTTTCAAAGGAAGGATGATAAAGGAAAATCGATACACTACATTTGA